A segment of the Streptomyces sp. XD-27 genome:
TTGCTCCGCAACGCCAAGACTGGAGATGATCCGGGGTGGTGACTCTTCGTGGTGAAGGAGTCCGGCCGGTTGGTGGAGCGTGCTACGGGCTCTCTGGCGCCGGCTTCCGGTTCGTCTCGCTCTGATATGGTGTTTTCGCTGGTCAGAGCCTTGTGTTGTTGTTTTCCGGTGGGCCCGCGGCGCCCTCCGGGCTTCGTGGGCCCGGCCTCTCGGTGGTTACAATATGGCAGCTACGAGAGGTAGGTGGCAACGGGGCGCCGCTGCTGTCTTTCTGATGTCCCATCATATGAACTTGGTACGTGTCTTGGCAAGTGGTCTACACCTCTTGCTCTCCATTTTCGTATTCTAGCTGCCCGAAAGTGGCTCCGGAAGCCCTGGGGTTGGAAATCCTGACGGCCTCTCACAATGGCACGTGTGACCGGCGTTTCAATTGTACGTGTCGTCATGGAATGACCCGTAACAGATGGATGTTGAATTTCGCCACCGGACCCGTAATTTTTCGCTGCCGGGTCTTGTGATGGAGCGTTACGGGTTTGCGTGATCGCGCGAATTCAAAAGGAATTATGTGTTGCCTGTTGTACGGCGCTCTTCGGGCGGCCCCCGGCGGGCCGCAGGTCTTCGGTTGGCAGCTGGCTGCGCACGGCCGGCTCGTCCCGCCCGTCGCTCCACCGCGGAGGCGCAGCGGCGTGTCCTGGTAGGGGTTCGGCTCGTTGGAGGGGTTGGGGTGGCGTGTGCTCGCTTGGGGGCCAGCTTGTTCAGAGCTGCTTGTGCATCCAGGTCGGGAAGCGGTGGGTGCAGCTGGGGCAGTACAGGCGGTGCTGGATGGTCTGCCAGCCGAACGCGGTGGCCTTGACGTAGTGGGTCTCGGAGGCGTCGCAGGAGGCGCACACGGGCTGTTGCACGGTGGGTTCCCTCTGCTGGGCGGGCTCGGGGTGTGCCGGTCGGCGGGTCGGATACGGCAGGCGACGGGCCGGGCGGCGCACCGCGCGGCCCGGCATCGCAGGGTTCAGGCTCCGAGGCCGACGTAGGAGACGTAGGTGTAGGCGCCCCAGTCGCTGTCGAGGTCGCTGATGACGTCGTCCCAGATCTCCTCGAGCTTGTCGGCGTCGCCGGCGGCCATGGCGTCGACGGCGTCGTCCCAGATGTAGCGGACGGCGGGAAGGGCGCGGATGCCCTGGTCACCCATGAGGTTGCGGCGGCGAGCGTGGTCGTCGACGAGGTCCTGGTTGATGGGGTGGATCTCGACGGGGGTGCCGCGGCCGCGGTTGTTCAGGTGCTGCTTGAAGGCGCCGAGGTTGCGCAGCACGTTGTGGGCGCGGAGGTTCCAGTAGGCGGTGTCGATGAGGTCGAGGTTGGCTGGGCGGGGGTGTTGGGTGCCGGCGAACCAGTTGTTCATGGCGCGGTCCCGCACGGTGACGCCGGCCGTGCGGAGGGCCTGGCGGCCGGCGTCGCTGTTGAGGTAGTTCAGGCGGGCGCGCAGGCCTCGGTTGGTGGTGACGGCGGAGCGGATGCCGCCTTCGCGGATCTGGCGGGAGAGGGCTTCCTCCATGGCCTGGCCGAGGGCGCGGCCGCCGCGGATGTTCTCCGGTGAGCGGCCGGCGCCGAAGGCGCCGAAGTTGCGCCAGCCGCTGTCGTCGTACGGCATCGGTTATTTCCCCCCGAGGGTGTACAGGCGCTTTTCCTTCATTTCGGCTGGCATGCGGCCTTCCTTGAAGACCTGTCGCCAGTCGCCTCCGGCGACATGGAGCTCGTCAACACCGGATACCTGGACCAGGATAAGGCCATTCTGATGGGCCTTCCATGCTTTCAGCCAGAGGCTTGCGTTTGCCTGGGAGCGGATGGTGTGGACCCACTCGGGTCGGCGGATCTCGCTGTTCTTTGCTGAGTGGCCGATAGTCGAGGTGAACTTCGAATACATGGCCTTGACGTATTCGATCGTGGCCGTGTCGTCGTTCTCGATCGCGGTCTGGCGGGCTTGCTGGAGGACCCGGCGGAACTTCTCCAGCATCGCCTCGGAGGCGCCGGAGGTCCAGGACTCCAGGATCCGCGGGGCCTCGCACAGGTCCAGGTCGTGGCAGCGGATGAGGAGGCGCAGCGTGGCGTCGTCGAGGTAGTACGGGCCTGGCTCGATGCGGTTGCCGAGGGGGCTGGGCAGGTGGGGGTGGGTCCATTCGAAGTGGTCAACGCGGTGGATGCCGGCGCGGCGGCGGTCGAAGCCGCCGGTGGAGTCGTGCTGGAGTGTGCCGATGGGCAGGTGGGTCTTGAAGGCCGAGAGGTAGGCCGCGTTCGTGTCCAGAGCTGTCACGTCCACGGGGTCGTGCGTGCCCTTTTTGATTGCGGAGGCGAGGGGTTCGTTGCGCCATTTATGGCGGGCTTCCCATACCTCGTCGGGTTCGCCCTGGGAGGGCTTGGCCAGGAAATCGAGGGAGCGGGGGTAGGCGGTGTGGACGTAATTCCCGCCGACCCGGGTCAGTTTGAACAGGGCCATCGAGTCCGGCACGGCTTTTCGGACCAGGGCCTTGGTCGCGGCTTCCACGTCCCCGTCGTGCTCTTGGAGGGCCTGGTCCACCGCGTCGGTGATCTTGTTCAGGAAGAAGGTGTAGACCCGCGCGCTCGTTCGGCTCGCCGGGACGTCCGCGTCCGGCGGCGCGGTCGTGTCTTGGAACACCGCCGACGGCAGTTCCTCGGGCGCCTCCGGCGCCTCCAGGGGTCGGTCGGCCTGCTCGCCGGGCGCAGCAGGCGCGGCGGCGGGGGCTGCGGGGCGGGCTCGGTGACGCTCAGCGCCGCGACGGCCGCCGCGGGTGCGGGCGGGAGGGCGTCGGGGGCGATGCCGGCCGCGGCCGCGGCGGCGGCGTAGGCGTCCAGTGCGGCGCGCAGGCGGGCGGCGTCGGGGGTCTTGGGCAGGCGCAGGCGCCGGGTGGCGAGCTCGGCGGCCCGGGCCCGGGCCGCGGGCAGAGCGCCAGTGTTCTCGGGCTGCTGCGCGGCCCGGAGCGTGTGGAGCACGTTCGTCGCGGCCGCGGACAGCTTCTCCGGTCCGCTCGTGAACACCGCTGCCGCGTCCAGGAGCTCGGTCTCGACGGCCGCCAGCCCCGCGTCCGGCCCCGGAGCGGCCGGGGCGTCGACGGGCTGTGCGTCGGCGGGCTGCGGGAAGCGCATGGGCCAGGTCCCGGCCCACCGCGGAGCCGCGGCCGAGGGACCCGGGGCGGGCGCCGTGGACGCGGGCGCAGCAGGGGCGGAGTACGCGGTGGCGTAAGCCGCGAGCGCGGCCTGAAGACGGGCGCCTTCAGGGGTGTCGGGCATGCGCGGGGTACGGGCGGCAAGGTCGGCCATCGTCCGGCGCAGCCCCGCCAGCACGGCGGCCTGCTCCGGCTCCGGGCGCGCACCGGCCGCCACCGCCCCCTCGCGCTCGCCAACGGCGGCGGTGGGGGCGGCGGAGGTGGTGGTGGCAGTGCGGGCGTCGCGGAGAGCGGCCATCGTGCCCGTCAGCCGCGCCGACAAACCGCCCTGGGCCCCGGCGAGGAAGGGGAACGCCGCCTCCAGGAGCTCCACCTCGGCCGCCTCCAGGCGCTCCCCGGCGACCGGCGTGGGGGCGGGGGCGGTTGTCGAGGAGCCGGGCCCGGTGTGTGCGACGGCCGGGCCGGTGGGCGGCGCGGCCACGGCACCCCCGGCCGGGGCGGCGGGCTCGGTGTCCGCGGGGCCGGCGGGGGCCTGCGGCGCAGTGGCGGCGGTCAGGCCGGGGGCAGCGGGCTCGCCCGGGTGGGCGGGGGCGGAAGTGGCGGGGCTGTGCGGGCCGGTGACGGCCTGTCCGGTCACCGGCCCGCACGAGGGCCCAGCAGCGGGCTCAACGGGCGCGTACGGGGCGGGGAGAGTCGTTGAGGCGGGTCCGGGGCCGTGCGCGGCGGGGCGGTCGGTGGTGCTGGGGCGCTGGGTGCCGTCCGGGTGCCCGGCGTCGTCGGGGCGGTAGCCCTGGGCGGCGGCGTACTCAAGGAAGGCGGTGAGCGCGGCCGCCAGGCGGCGGCCGTTGGCGGTGTCGGGCAGGTGCGGGCCGTGGGCGGCGGCCTCGGTCACCGCCCGCTGGGACGAGGAGAGCTCGAGGTCCTGGGCGTCGAAGCGGCGGACCAGAACGGGCAGGACCCCGCGCAGGTCTTCGGGGAGCTCGCCGAGGGCGCCGGGCTCCGTGTAGGGGCGTGCCGCGGTGACGACGTCGGCGGTGACCGCCTCGCCCTGCTGGCCGGCGAACGCGCGCATGGCGTCGAAGCGCGGGACGGGCTCGGTGAACCGGGCGCGGGCGAGGTCGGCGGTCAGCGGGAAGGCGGCCAGGTGGCCGAAGTCGCGTTCTGCGACGGTCAGCTCGGCGTGCTGACGGCCGCGGGGGAACGTCAGGGTCAGGGTGAGGCCGGGCGCGAGCGCGGCGATGGCGTCGGGGTCGTCGGTGTCCAGCGCGGCCAGGACGGGGACGTGGTGGGTGCGGGCGAGGTGGGCCAGCGCCCGGGCGGCGGCCGGGAGCGCAGGGCCGGACAGCGGAATGGCGGGGTCGTGGGCGTGCTGGAGCCGGTCCACGACCACCAGCGCCAAGCCCTGAACGTCCGGCACGGTCTGCGCGATCGCGTCGGCGGTCAGACCCGTGCCGTCATCGATGAGCAGCGGCGCACCGGCCAGCTGCGCACGCACCCCGGCGGCGGCCTCGAGCTCGGCGGCCGTCAGGGCACCGGTGCGCAGGCGGCGGTAGTCCACCGGTGTGTGTGCGGCGACGATCCGCGCGGCCACGTCGTTACGGGTCAGGCCCGAAGCGGCGTAGAGGACGGGGAGGTTGTGGGTCAGGGCGGTGTGACGGGCGGCCGCGGCGGCAAGGAGGCTTCCCCCGGCGCCGGGCGCAGCGGCGATCAGGGTCAGGCGGCCGGGGGTCAGGGTGGCGAGCGCGTGGTCCAGGGCGGGCAGACCGAACACGACGGGGCCATCCGCGCGGGGGGTGGTGGTGGCCGGGGTGGCGGGGTCGAGGAGTTCGTCCAGCACGGTTGCGAGGCCCTGGAGGCGACGAGGACGCGACACCACGGCCGTGGCCTCGGGCACGGGGGTGGGGGTGGGGGTGGTGTCGCCGGGCCCGGGTGAATTGTCGGGCGCAGCAACAGCGGTGGTGTCCGGGGTGGGGGCGACCCCGGGCGCGGCCGGCTTGCTGACGACGTTGCGGGTGGGAGGCGGGGCGCTGTCAGTGGAGGGCTCGTCGGCTGGCGTTGTCAGGGAAGTCGCTGCAGTGGTCGGCGGTGTCGGGGCGGCGGGCTCGGCGGCGGCCGGAGCCGGGAACGCGGGCGCGGGCGGGACGGCCGTGTCGGGGGTGCCGGGCGCGGCCGGGGGCGTCGTTGCCACGGCACCGGGAACGGGAGCGTCCAGGGCAACGTCGGCGGGGAGCAGCGTGGCGGCGGGGGCGGCACCATCATCGTCGGCGACCGGTGGCGGCGTCTCGGCGGCTTCGGGAGCGTCGTCCTCGGGTGCCGTCGGCGCAGCGGCCCGGGCGGCACCGCGCGCAGCGGCGGGGGCGGGGCGGGGGAAGGTGCGGCCGGGGCGCCCGACGGCGCATCAGTCCCCTCTCCCCCGCCGGTTACGGAGGCGGGCTCCACCGGAACGGGCAGGCCTTTGCCGGGCGCAGCCGGCCGGGTCGGCCCGGTGTCGGCAGGGACGGCGTCGGGGCCGGCCAGTGGGCTCACGGGACGCGAGGGCGCCGGGTCCGGGGCTGGTGGTACGGGCGCCGGGGGCGTGGTCGGCGCCACGGACGCGGGCGCGGGCGGGTGCGCGGGCCCAGCCGGGGCAGCGTCGGCGGGGGCGGCTGCGTCGGTGGGGGCGGCGGACGCCACGTCACCAGCGGTCACGGGGGTGGCCGGGGCGCCGGGGGCGGTGGCCGGGGGCGTGCTCGCCTCCGGCGCCCTGCCGGACGCGACGGGCGCGGAGGCGCCGGACCCTGCCGGGGCGGCCGGGGCGGCGGCGCCGTCCGTGGGCAGCGGGGTCCCGGCGGAAGCGGATACCGCCGGGGCACCAGGACCGCCGGGGCCGCCGGGGCCGCCGGGGCCGCCGGGGCCGCCGGGGCCGCCGGGGCCGCCGGGGCCGCCGGGGCCGCCGGGCACAGTGATAGGGCCGCCGTCGGCAGGGAGCAGCGCGGCATCGAGGAGGACCGCGACCGGCGTCGTCCGGTCCATGAGCACCTGCGGGACTCCTGGGGCCTGGGGGGTGCCGGCCGCGGCGGCGACGAGGTCACCGAGCTTCGGGCGGGCCTTCGTCCGCGGCCACGACGGCCACGACCCCACACGCGCACGCGAGTCCGCGTCCAGACGCCCCAGCGGGACCAGCGCCGCGGTCAGCTTGCCCTTCCAGATCAGCGTCACCCGCCCCTCATCGCTGGCGGCGTCCACCAGTTGATACAGGCGGGGACGAGCCGCGGACACCAGCAACGACACCGGCTCATCGCCGGAAGACGCCGCAGCGCCGGGCGCGGTCGCCAGCACCCCCACCCCCTCAACGCCCCCAGCAGCAGCGGGAACGGGAGCGGGAGCGGCAGGAGCAGCGGACGCCGAGGAGTCCGTACCCGGCACGGCAGGCGCGGCAGCGGCGGGAGAGATGGCCGGCGGACGGCCGGACGCGGCCGGGTCCGATGCGGCAGCGCGGCCGGGGGCGGCCAGGGTGTCGGGGGCGGCCAGGGTGTCGGGGGCGGCGGTCTCCGGGCCGGGCACGGTGGCGGGCAGCGGTTCCCGCGACGTGGCGGTCAAGCGGTGGCGGATGAGCACATGTGATTCCAGGTTGGCCAGAGCGGGACGCTGAAGGATGTCCTCGAGGCGGTCGTCACCGGCCAGGACCAGGGGAAGCGGTCCGGTACCCCGTGCGCCCACAGTCCGTAGAGCAGCTCCAGGGCGGTGGTGCGCAGTTGGTGGGC
Coding sequences within it:
- a CDS encoding DnaB-like helicase C-terminal domain-containing protein, coding for MPEATAVVSRPRRLQGLATVLDELLDPATPATTTPRADGPVVFGLPALDHALATLTPGRLTLIAAAPGAGGSLLAAAAARHTALTHNLPVLYAASGLTRNDVAARIVAAHTPVDYRRLRTGALTAAELEAAAGVRAQLAGAPLLIDDGTGLTADAIAQTVPDVQGLALVVVDRLQHAHDPAIPLSGPALPAAARALAHLARTHHVPVLAALDTDDPDAIAALAPGLTLTLTFPRGRQHAELTVAERDFGHLAAFPLTADLARARFTEPVPRFDAMRAFAGQQGEAVTADVVTAARPYTEPGALGELPEDLRGVLPVLVRRFDAQDLELSSSQRAVTEAAAHGPHLPDTANGRRLAAALTAFLEYAAAQGYRPDDAGHPDGTQRPSTTDRPAAHGPGPASTTLPAPYAPVEPAAGPSCGPVTGQAVTGPHSPATSAPAHPGEPAAPGLTAATAPQAPAGPADTEPAAPAGGAVAAPPTGPAVAHTGPGSSTTAPAPTPVAGERLEAAEVELLEAAFPFLAGAQGGLSARLTGTMAALRDARTATTTSAAPTAAVGEREGAVAAGARPEPEQAAVLAGLRRTMADLAARTPRMPDTPEGARLQAALAAYATAYSAPAAPASTAPAPGPSAAAPRWAGTWPMRFPQPADAQPVDAPAAPGPDAGLAAVETELLDAAAVFTSGPEKLSAAATNVLHTLRAAQQPENTGALPAARARAAELATRRLRLPKTPDAARLRAALDAYAAAAAAAGIAPDALPPAPAAAVAALSVTEPAPQPPPPRLLRPASRPTDPWRRRRRPRNCRRRCSKTRPRRRTRTSRRAERARGSTPSS
- a CDS encoding dihydrolipoamide S-succinyltransferase translates to MFQDTTAPPDADVPASRTSARVYTFFLNKITDAVDQALQEHDGDVEAATKALVRKAVPDSMALFKLTRVGGNYVHTAYPRSLDFLAKPSQGEPDEVWEARHKWRNEPLASAIKKGTHDPVDVTALDTNAAYLSAFKTHLPIGTLQHDSTGGFDRRRAGIHRVDHFEWTHPHLPSPLGNRIEPGPYYLDDATLRLLIRCHDLDLCEAPRILESWTSGASEAMLEKFRRVLQQARQTAIENDDTATIEYVKAMYSKFTSTIGHSAKNSEIRRPEWVHTIRSQANASLWLKAWKAHQNGLILVQVSGVDELHVAGGDWRQVFKEGRMPAEMKEKRLYTLGGK